A genomic segment from Tuwongella immobilis encodes:
- a CDS encoding ABC transporter permease, with protein MSSDLPIANPPVEPIEPTPPVAAEQGPSVMKANEPWFVRLLGTIGLMLTVVGLMVVLFNLAQGPRFISQNAGVFMLCLGLAGMLIHAVSDGDPQVRRMYGLVGVVLLGGSLLLGVIPKAGTYGAFFFPYGCATLLLSLLFLGSQARHEDDPAVSRWLGLVMLLGATVQLAVVLILAVAAPQYLPGFGLMLGMLGLAFAVATTFVWDSSSNQGFMIGRGLGLLGLIFLGYGILRSAFASTMPFLVPNGMILMALGVMFLVVALAMISDLSIVVLTRRELISFFYSPMAYLVILGVALSAWLNYFMFVQDVALRSDNGVGVPEPIVGDYIFKIMPVIFAIFVVPVLTMRLMAEESRTGTLEVLLTAPVSEWSVVLSKFLSCLMFYLFLWLPSLILLVYLFLVTGVGFDYRPVLSFMVGLVVTGATFVSMGLFCSSLTKNQIIAAVLTFFGMMVMLFAFFIQNMASIGATWREAAKHLSFLTIWIDSLGGRLPVRDLVLHGSVAAFWLYLTVKVIESRKWK; from the coding sequence ATGTCCAGCGATCTTCCGATTGCGAATCCTCCGGTCGAGCCAATCGAACCGACTCCACCCGTGGCAGCCGAGCAGGGGCCATCGGTGATGAAGGCCAACGAGCCCTGGTTTGTGCGGCTCCTTGGCACGATTGGCCTGATGCTCACCGTCGTCGGCCTGATGGTGGTGCTGTTCAACCTGGCACAAGGGCCGCGGTTCATCTCGCAAAATGCCGGCGTGTTCATGCTCTGCCTGGGGTTGGCGGGCATGCTCATTCACGCCGTCTCCGATGGCGATCCGCAAGTGCGACGCATGTACGGACTTGTCGGCGTGGTTCTGTTGGGCGGCTCGCTCCTGCTGGGGGTGATTCCCAAGGCCGGTACCTACGGCGCGTTCTTCTTCCCCTACGGCTGCGCCACGCTATTGCTGTCGCTGCTGTTTCTCGGCTCGCAGGCACGGCACGAAGATGATCCCGCCGTGTCCCGCTGGCTGGGGCTGGTGATGCTACTGGGAGCCACCGTACAGTTGGCGGTGGTGCTGATTTTGGCCGTGGCCGCCCCGCAATATCTGCCCGGATTCGGCCTAATGCTCGGGATGCTGGGATTGGCCTTCGCCGTGGCCACAACATTTGTCTGGGATTCCTCTTCCAATCAGGGATTCATGATTGGTCGCGGGTTGGGGCTGCTGGGACTGATCTTCCTGGGGTACGGCATTCTCCGCTCGGCCTTCGCGTCGACCATGCCGTTCTTGGTGCCCAACGGCATGATTCTGATGGCGCTGGGAGTGATGTTCCTCGTCGTGGCGCTGGCGATGATCTCCGATCTGTCGATCGTCGTGCTCACCCGCCGCGAGTTGATTTCGTTCTTCTATTCGCCCATGGCGTATCTGGTCATCCTCGGTGTGGCGCTTTCCGCCTGGCTGAACTACTTTATGTTCGTGCAGGATGTCGCCCTTCGCTCGGATAACGGAGTGGGGGTGCCCGAACCGATCGTTGGCGATTACATCTTTAAGATTATGCCCGTGATCTTCGCCATCTTTGTCGTGCCCGTGCTGACCATGCGGCTGATGGCCGAAGAATCTCGAACCGGCACCCTGGAAGTGCTGCTCACCGCTCCGGTTAGTGAGTGGAGCGTGGTGCTCAGTAAGTTCTTGTCCTGCTTGATGTTCTATCTGTTTTTGTGGCTCCCCTCGCTGATTCTGCTGGTGTATCTGTTCCTGGTCACGGGCGTGGGCTTCGACTACCGCCCGGTACTCAGCTTCATGGTGGGCTTGGTCGTCACCGGGGCAACCTTCGTTTCCATGGGGTTGTTCTGCTCCAGCCTGACCAAGAATCAGATTATCGCCGCCGTGCTGACGTTCTTTGGAATGATGGTGATGCTGTTCGCCTTCTTCATTCAGAACATGGCGTCGATCGGTGCGACCTGGCGCGAGGCGGCCAAGCACTTGTCATTCCTAACGATTTGGATCGATTCGCTCGGCGGTCGCCTGCCGGTGCGCGATCTGGTATTGCATGGCTCGGTTGCGGCCTTCTGGTTGTATTTGACAGTCAAGGTCATCGAATCCCGTAAGTGGAAGTGA
- a CDS encoding ABC transporter ATP-binding protein — protein sequence MPSNAIEVIDLCKSYGPVMAVDHVNFTVSTGEIVGFLGPNGAGKSTTMRILTTYLPASSGVARLVGYDVMTESMQVRENIGYLPESVPLYNEMRVEEYLTYRARLKGVDRRIRTQRIHGAMEKCRVWEVRRRLISTLSKGYRQRVGLADALIHDPAILIMDEPTSGLDPLQIRETLSTIKGLGGQHTVLLSTHILSEVEAVSDRVMIINRGKLELDLRMSDLLNRQAAVVLEVRGPSDAIRSWLMKQAGVTEAIGNTLADGTNEWVVKSDSKDDIREALAAGIAAQGWGLRRIDLKRQRLEDLFTGIVTRRPGYERLTQSPTVSAT from the coding sequence ATGCCCTCGAACGCCATCGAAGTCATCGATTTGTGCAAGAGTTACGGCCCCGTGATGGCTGTGGATCATGTGAATTTCACCGTCTCAACCGGCGAAATTGTGGGGTTTCTGGGGCCAAACGGCGCCGGAAAATCAACCACCATGCGCATCCTCACCACGTATCTGCCCGCCAGTAGCGGGGTGGCCCGACTCGTCGGCTACGATGTCATGACCGAATCGATGCAAGTTCGTGAAAACATCGGATATCTGCCCGAAAGCGTACCCTTGTACAATGAGATGCGCGTGGAAGAGTATCTCACCTATCGCGCTCGATTGAAAGGGGTCGATCGACGAATTCGCACGCAACGCATCCATGGCGCCATGGAGAAGTGCCGCGTGTGGGAGGTTCGTCGCCGGTTGATTTCCACGCTGTCCAAGGGGTATCGCCAGCGCGTGGGGCTGGCCGATGCACTGATTCACGACCCCGCCATTCTGATTATGGACGAACCGACCAGCGGCCTCGACCCGCTGCAAATTCGGGAAACGCTCAGCACCATCAAAGGCCTGGGTGGGCAGCACACCGTCTTACTTTCAACGCACATTCTTTCGGAAGTCGAAGCCGTCAGCGACCGCGTCATGATTATCAATCGTGGCAAGTTGGAGCTGGACCTGCGAATGAGCGACCTGCTCAATCGGCAAGCGGCCGTGGTTCTGGAAGTGCGTGGCCCCAGCGATGCCATTCGCAGTTGGCTGATGAAGCAGGCTGGAGTTACCGAGGCGATCGGCAACACGCTGGCGGATGGCACCAACGAGTGGGTTGTCAAATCTGATTCCAAGGATGACATCCGCGAAGCCTTGGCTGCCGGAATCGCCGCACAAGGTTGGGGCTTACGACGCATCGATTTGAAGCGACAACGTTTGGAAGATTTGTTTACCGGCATCGTCACGCGGCGTCCGGGCTATGAACGACTCACCCAATCTCCGACCGTTTCGGCCACGTGA